From the Borreliella afzelii genome, the window TTTAGGAATTTTTGCACCTATTTTTTCAAATTTTTTTGGATTTTTAAGAAATTCAACAACTTCACGAAGCTCTTGCTTAACCTCTTCTTGACCGGCTACATCTTTAAATGTGATTTTATTCTTTCCAGCTTCATACTTTTGAGCATTACTTTTCCCAAATGTAAAAACTTTTCCACCACCACCTTGAGTTTGACGAAATATAAAGAAAAAGAAAATAAAAAATAAAATCCACGGCAAAGTTTGTAATAAAACCCCAATCAAAGAAGCTTGGCTTTTTCCTGAGCTAAGCTCAACTTTTTTACTTTTTAGCTCTGAAAGCAGATTTATATCAAGATAAGGAATACTGGTAGAAAAATAGGATTTTGCAAAGTTAGAACCTTTGACAACAAATTGAATCAAATTTTTATCAATTATTACTACAGACTCAACTAGTCCATTGTCCAAATAACTCTGAAAAGTGCTATAAGGAACATTTTTATAGCTTTCCCCTCCCCTTATGAAATATGACATAAATATCGCTGAAATTAAAAAAATAACAACAAGCCCTAAAATCCAATTTTTATTTTTCTTTTTGTTATTAGATTTTCCATTATTATTCATATTATTATTGCCATTCATTCCTTTAAAAGCCCTCCAATCAAAGATATACTAATTTTTTTAAGAATGCTTTTTTCACTCCATACTAAGTTTAAAGTATTTAAATCAATAATTCCAATTAACCTGTTATCTAGTGCTAATAACATTAAATAAATCGGATTACACCTTATAAACTTAGAAAAAAATTTTTTTGCTTTCAACTTATCCTTAAAAAATTTATATCTAAACTCATAAGAACAACATTTTAATCTTGATACAGAAGCTGCATTGCACTCTAAACATTTTAGCAAAATCTTACCTAAAGATAAACTATGCCATTTGCCAACTTCTAAAATAAAATCAAAAGGTTTGTAAAATTTTTCATCCCTTTTAAAGATTAAATTAATTTTATTATGCCTTTTTTCTAAAAAAAAATCATTGGTTTTCAACAAAACATTGTTTTTCTTTCTATCAATCTCTATTTTAAATAATTCATTAAGAGCTTTATAAGAAATTTTAGCTACAATTCCTTCTGAATTTAAAATTTTAAAAATCAATCTAAACACTAAATACTTGGGAAAATCTAAAAAAGCTTTCAAATCAAAAGAATAATAGTATTTACCTTTCTCAACAGGGAAAAATTCATCTTTTTCAAAATAATTCACAAATTCCTTTGAAAATTCAGATATTCTTTTAAGACATTTTTCATACCCTTTAAAAATCTTTTCTATAGAAGGTAGTAAATTATTTCTAACTTTATTTCTTAGGTATAAATTTTGAGAATTTGTACTATCAATAAAAACCCTGATATTATTCAAAGATAAAAAATTCTCAATTTCTGGCCTTGAAACCTCTAGTAAAGGTCTTATAATATTTTTATTGACACTAGGAATACCTACAAGACCATCCAAAAAAGATCCTTGAAAAAATCTCATAATTATTGTTTCAATTTGATCGTTCTCGTTATGAGCAAGTGCAATATAATTTGCATCATTTTCTTTAAGAGCATTTTCTAAAGCATTATATCTACATTTCCTTGCAAGCTCTTCAATAGATACTCCCAACCTAACTGATTCACTTTTTATATCTATATCACATTTCTTAATTTGCAAAGCAATGTTATAAAGATCACAAAACCCTTTTACATGCTCTATTTCTTGATTTTGTTCATTATCAGGTCTAATAAAATGAGCAAAATAAAATGCAATGATATTATTGCTCAAATAATATTTTAAATTTAACAATAAAGTTGTAGAATCAGCTCCTCCAGAAAAAGCAACAATAACCCGATTTTTATTTAAAGAATTTTTTTTATAAAATTTATCTATTTTAATTTGTATATTATCGTCTAAAAAATGCATTAAAAATTACTAGAATTAATTTTTTGAACTTTATCTTTAAAATTTGACTCACTAATATCAATTAACTCATCGCTTAAAAAGTCATACAATTTTTCAAGTCTATCTATTTCATCCTTACAAAATCTAGAAAGAACAAAACTCTTTATATCGCACATAACATTGCTTCCAACCCCAATATAAAGTCTACTGTAATTAGAGCTTCCAAGAACACTTGAAATTGACTTAAGACCATTATGAGTAGACATACCACCTCGCTCTTTAAGCCTGCATTTTCCCAAAGGAAGATCAACATTATCAAGAACAACTAATAGATTCTTTATGCACATATAAAAATCTGAAAATATTGAAGGAAATAAAGATCCGCTTAAATTCATATAAGTCAATGGCTTAACCAAAATTACCCGTCTAGAAATCACCCTTAACTCTGAATATTCATATTTTTTTTTCCTCTTTAAAAAAAGGCCATTCTTAGAAACAATTTTATCTAAAAGAGAAAAGCCAACATTATGTCTGGTTAAAGAAAATTCTAATCCGGGGTTTCCTAATCCGAGTATCAACAAACCCATAAAATCACTTTATAATAACAACTTCCAAATTATCATCACTTTCTGCAAGCTTAACATTAGAAGGTAATACAAGATCTTTAAGAAGAACACTATCTCCTTTGTTAACGGGAGTTAAATCAAGCTCTATGAATTCTGGCAAATCCAAGGGCAAAGACCTTACCTTAACTTGCTCTTTTAAAACAGTCAAAATTCCACCCTCTTTAACCCCAATAGAAGCCCCAACAAGCTTGATAGGAATATATTTTTCAAGCTCAACACGCTTATCTACTTCGTAAAAATCAATATGATAAATGAGCTTGCTGGCAATATTTTCTGCAACATCTTTAACAAAAACACATCTTTCAACCTTGCCATCATCTAATATCAAGACAGTATTATCTGTAAACTTTGCAAATTTTTTATTAAACTCACTACTCTTAATTTTCAAATGTAAAACATCATTGCCCTGCCCGTAAACAACAGCCGGTATTTCACATTTAGCCCTTATTCTGCGAGCATTAGAAGACCCAAAGCTTGATCTATATTTACAACTTAAAACCCTGC encodes:
- the tilS gene encoding tRNA lysidine(34) synthetase TilS produces the protein MHFLDDNIQIKIDKFYKKNSLNKNRVIVAFSGGADSTTLLLNLKYYLSNNIIAFYFAHFIRPDNEQNQEIEHVKGFCDLYNIALQIKKCDIDIKSESVRLGVSIEELARKCRYNALENALKENDANYIALAHNENDQIETIIMRFFQGSFLDGLVGIPSVNKNIIRPLLEVSRPEIENFLSLNNIRVFIDSTNSQNLYLRNKVRNNLLPSIEKIFKGYEKCLKRISEFSKEFVNYFEKDEFFPVEKGKYYYSFDLKAFLDFPKYLVFRLIFKILNSEGIVAKISYKALNELFKIEIDRKKNNVLLKTNDFFLEKRHNKINLIFKRDEKFYKPFDFILEVGKWHSLSLGKILLKCLECNAASVSRLKCCSYEFRYKFFKDKLKAKKFFSKFIRCNPIYLMLLALDNRLIGIIDLNTLNLVWSEKSILKKISISLIGGLLKE
- the pth gene encoding aminoacyl-tRNA hydrolase is translated as MGLLILGLGNPGLEFSLTRHNVGFSLLDKIVSKNGLFLKRKKKYEYSELRVISRRVILVKPLTYMNLSGSLFPSIFSDFYMCIKNLLVVLDNVDLPLGKCRLKERGGMSTHNGLKSISSVLGSSNYSRLYIGVGSNVMCDIKSFVLSRFCKDEIDRLEKLYDFLSDELIDISESNFKDKVQKINSSNF
- a CDS encoding 50S ribosomal protein L25/general stress protein Ctc, with protein sequence MENSRVLSCKYRSSFGSSNARRIRAKCEIPAVVYGQGNDVLHLKIKSSEFNKKFAKFTDNTVLILDDGKVERCVFVKDVAENIASKLIYHIDFYEVDKRVELEKYIPIKLVGASIGVKEGGILTVLKEQVKVRSLPLDLPEFIELDLTPVNKGDSVLLKDLVLPSNVKLAESDDNLEVVIIK